In Candidatus Methanosphaera massiliense, the following are encoded in one genomic region:
- the secY gene encoding preprotein translocase subunit SecY, translating to MSSLDSIKPFYSLLPQVVNPDKQLGFREKIKWTGIILILYFILTEVSLYGLSPTAIDQFAQLRSVMAGSFGSILTLGIGPIVTASIVMQLLVGGKLIDLDLSKPEDKSAFQGTQKLLAIIFTLFEGAVLVITGSLPPISGDYTLVLILQMVLGGILIIYMDEVVSKWGFGSGIGLFIAAGVAQQILVGAFNFLPSAGSSEPAGKIPAFIYSLTSGQPNFGLLLPVIATIIVFLVVVYAECMRVEIPLSYGGVKGARSKYPLKFVYASNMPVILVSALFLNVQLFAGIFQSAGFPILGEVSQGQAISGIAYYLTTPTSISVLFTDPLKVIIYAIVFIGLAVVFALLWVEISGIGSKQVSKQLSNMGVQVPGFRSSKVQFKRIMDKYIPTITVLGGAFVGLLAFAADLTGALGGGTGVLLTVGVVYRLYEEMAKEQLMDMHPMMRRFLGEE from the coding sequence ATGTCATCACTAGATAGTATTAAACCATTTTATTCTCTTTTACCACAAGTTGTTAACCCTGATAAACAACTAGGATTTAGAGAGAAAATTAAATGGACAGGAATAATCTTAATATTATACTTCATATTAACAGAAGTATCTTTATATGGTCTTAGTCCAACAGCTATAGACCAATTTGCTCAGTTAAGATCAGTAATGGCAGGAAGTTTTGGTTCAATATTAACCTTAGGTATTGGTCCAATCGTAACTGCTTCAATCGTAATGCAATTATTAGTCGGTGGTAAGCTGATTGATCTAGACTTGTCAAAGCCAGAAGATAAGTCTGCATTCCAAGGAACACAGAAACTATTAGCTATAATATTTACACTATTTGAAGGAGCGGTACTTGTAATAACAGGTTCATTACCTCCAATTAGTGGTGATTACACATTAGTACTTATATTACAAATGGTTCTTGGTGGTATATTAATAATCTATATGGATGAAGTTGTAAGTAAATGGGGATTCGGTAGTGGTATTGGTTTATTCATTGCTGCAGGTGTAGCTCAGCAGATACTTGTAGGAGCATTTAACTTTTTACCATCAGCAGGATCATCAGAACCTGCAGGTAAAATACCAGCATTCATATATTCATTAACAAGTGGACAACCAAACTTTGGTTTACTACTTCCAGTAATAGCAACTATAATTGTATTCTTAGTTGTTGTATATGCTGAATGTATGAGAGTTGAAATACCATTATCATATGGTGGAGTAAAAGGAGCTCGTTCCAAATACCCATTAAAATTTGTATATGCTAGTAACATGCCTGTTATATTAGTAAGTGCATTATTCTTAAATGTACAATTATTTGCAGGTATCTTCCAAAGTGCTGGATTCCCAATACTTGGTGAAGTATCACAGGGTCAAGCAATAAGTGGTATAGCTTATTACTTAACAACACCTACTAGTATATCAGTATTATTTACAGATCCATTAAAAGTAATAATTTATGCAATAGTATTCATAGGACTTGCAGTTGTATTTGCATTACTATGGGTTGAAATCAGTGGTATAGGCTCAAAACAAGTTTCAAAACAACTCTCAAATATGGGAGTTCAAGTACCTGGTTTCAGAAGTAGTAAAGTACAATTCAAAAGAATCATGGATAAATACATTCCAACAATCACAGTATTAGGTGGTGCATTTGTAGGATTACTTGCATTTGCAGCTGATTTAACCGGTGCACTCGGTGGAGGTACTGGTGTACTATTGACTGTTGGTGTTGTATACAGATTATATGAAGAAATGGCTAAAGAACAATTAATGGATATGCATCCAATGATGAGAAGATTCTTAGGTGAAGAATAA
- a CDS encoding 50S ribosomal protein L14e has translation MPAIEKGRVCVKIAGRETGKKCVIVDVIDENFVEIVGNEVKNKRCNIKHLEPVDETVEVSDDIEAVKEALANL, from the coding sequence ATGCCAGCAATAGAAAAAGGAAGAGTATGTGTTAAAATCGCAGGAAGAGAAACTGGGAAAAAATGTGTAATAGTTGATGTTATTGATGAAAACTTTGTTGAAATCGTAGGAAACGAAGTTAAAAACAAAAGATGTAATATTAAACACTTAGAACCAGTGGATGAAACTGTTGAAGTATCTGATGATATAGAAGCAGTTAAAGAAGCTTTAGCAAATTTATAA
- a CDS encoding 50S ribosomal protein L34e, whose translation MSAPRFRTKTFKRSLKTVPGGRKVEHYKKKKPSKHVCAKCGKVLDAVPRGRPYEIRKLSKNQRRPNRPYGGKYCTNCTKKLIKEEARSL comes from the coding sequence ATGTCTGCACCTAGATTTAGAACAAAAACATTCAAAAGATCTTTGAAAACAGTTCCAGGTGGAAGAAAAGTAGAACACTATAAGAAGAAAAAACCTTCTAAACATGTATGTGCAAAATGTGGAAAAGTATTAGATGCTGTACCACGAGGAAGACCATACGAAATTAGAAAACTATCTAAAAACCAGAGAAGGCCAAACAGACCTTATGGTGGAAAATATTGTACAAACTGTACTAAAAAATTAATCAAAGAAGAGGCAAGATCATTATGA
- a CDS encoding 50S ribosomal protein L32e, with translation MTKKPSFKRQEHWRYKKLGDSYRRPRGKLSKRRRYQARKPAMARVGFRSPKATRGLHPSGFKDILVENVEQIKALNPETDAARISATVGKRKRQLIEAEAKEIGVKLLN, from the coding sequence ATGACAAAAAAACCATCCTTCAAAAGACAAGAACATTGGAGATACAAAAAACTTGGTGATAGTTACCGTAGACCTAGAGGTAAACTAAGTAAAAGACGACGATACCAAGCAAGAAAACCTGCAATGGCAAGAGTTGGATTCCGTAGTCCTAAAGCAACCAGAGGATTACATCCATCAGGTTTCAAAGACATATTAGTAGAAAATGTCGAACAAATCAAAGCTTTAAATCCAGAAACTGATGCAGCAAGAATTAGTGCAACAGTTGGAAAAAGAAAAAGACAGTTAATTGAAGCAGAAGCTAAAGAAATAGGGGTAAAACTATTAAATTAA
- a CDS encoding 50S ribosomal protein L18, producing MARGATYKVQFKRRREGKTNYNKRYKLVDLDKTRMVVRITSNHTITQLVKIGENGDETLVSATSKQLKDYGWLGNGKNTSAAYLTGYLFGKKALNEDYTETILDIGLQHSIAGTKIYAVLKGALDAGLEIPHNDSVLPDESRIRGEHIAQYAESMDEDEKNTKFSNYIRCGLSPEELPDHFESVKNKIDEATQ from the coding sequence GTGGCACGAGGAGCAACATATAAAGTACAATTCAAAAGAAGACGTGAAGGAAAAACTAATTACAACAAAAGATATAAATTAGTTGATCTAGACAAAACAAGAATGGTTGTTAGAATTACTTCAAATCATACCATAACTCAATTAGTTAAAATTGGAGAAAACGGTGATGAAACATTAGTTTCAGCTACTTCCAAACAATTAAAAGATTATGGATGGTTAGGAAACGGTAAAAACACATCTGCTGCTTACCTTACTGGTTATTTATTCGGTAAAAAAGCATTAAATGAAGATTACACCGAAACAATCTTAGACATAGGACTTCAACATTCCATCGCAGGTACAAAAATCTACGCTGTATTAAAAGGAGCATTAGATGCAGGTTTAGAAATACCTCATAACGATTCTGTATTACCTGATGAATCAAGAATCAGAGGAGAACACATAGCACAATATGCTGAAAGTATGGATGAAGATGAGAAAAACACTAAATTCTCAAACTATATAAGATGTGGATTATCTCCTGAAGAATTACCAGATCATTTCGAAAGCGTTAAAAATAAAATAGATGAGGCAACACAATGA
- a CDS encoding 50S ribosomal protein L5: MNVMEKPYIAKATVNIGVGEGGEKLTRAEKLIESLVDQKPVRTYSKVTNPEFGIRKKQPIACKVTLRGEKADKIISMVLAGLENKIKASQFDQEGNVSFGIREHIDIPGVRYDPDIGIFGMDVSVTFQKPGHRIKERRLRPKKLPQAQRVTKEESMELMKEKFQVTIE; encoded by the coding sequence ATGAATGTAATGGAAAAACCTTACATTGCAAAAGCTACTGTAAATATTGGTGTAGGTGAAGGTGGAGAAAAATTAACAAGAGCAGAAAAATTAATCGAATCTCTTGTTGATCAAAAACCTGTAAGAACATACTCAAAAGTTACAAACCCTGAATTTGGAATTAGGAAAAAACAACCTATTGCATGTAAAGTAACTTTAAGAGGAGAAAAAGCTGATAAAATCATATCTATGGTATTAGCAGGATTAGAAAACAAAATCAAAGCTTCTCAATTTGACCAAGAAGGTAACGTATCCTTCGGTATCAGAGAACACATTGATATTCCTGGAGTAAGATATGACCCAGATATAGGAATTTTTGGTATGGATGTTTCTGTAACATTCCAAAAACCAGGTCACAGAATCAAAGAAAGAAGATTAAGACCTAAAAAATTACCACAAGCACAAAGAGTTACAAAAGAAGAATCTATGGAATTAATGAAAGAAAAATTCCAAGTTACAATAGAATAG
- a CDS encoding flavodoxin family protein yields MKIVGINTSPRKGSNSRIALVKALETAKSKGADTVIYDLNDMNIRTCQADNYCVDNNGKCILDDDLQDVYKSIDEAYGVILATPIYMGNISSLAKIFIDRLHCLLRVDNLRDKKFSIIASQAAIEPPLYEYIKNNLDITSDIFQGIGFELEDVVLLIGNENEEAILNKKDQLDKAVMVGNKITR; encoded by the coding sequence ATGAAGATAGTAGGTATAAATACAAGTCCTAGAAAGGGAAGTAATTCTAGAATAGCACTTGTTAAAGCATTAGAAACAGCAAAGTCTAAGGGTGCTGATACTGTTATTTATGATTTGAATGATATGAATATTAGAACTTGTCAAGCTGATAATTATTGTGTTGATAATAATGGTAAATGTATTCTTGATGATGATTTACAGGATGTATATAAGAGTATTGATGAAGCATATGGTGTTATATTAGCTACTCCTATTTATATGGGTAATATATCTTCTCTTGCTAAGATATTTATTGATAGATTACATTGTTTACTTAGAGTTGATAATCTTCGTGATAAAAAATTTTCCATAATAGCAAGTCAAGCTGCTATTGAGCCACCACTGTATGAATATATAAAAAATAATCTGGATATAACATCTGATATATTTCAGGGTATAGGCTTTGAGTTAGAAGATGTTGTATTACTTATTGGTAATGAGAATGAGGAAGCTATTCTTAATAAAAAAGATCAATTAGATAAAGCTGTTATGGTTGGTAATAAAATAACTCGATAG
- a CDS encoding adenylate kinase, producing MNIVVLAGIPGTGSTTVLNKVLEEVDYVNINYGNVMFDIAHERGLVDSRDEMRKLNPEIQKDVQKKAAERIHEMAQDDDVIIDTHCTIKTPKGFLPGLPKWVLEELQPTQFILIEAKPSEIIYRRMNDDTRERDAEHADAIDLHQRMSRATAMSYAVLTGCTVATVQNNDDGLDKAVSEIVDILS from the coding sequence ATGAATATAGTAGTACTTGCAGGAATCCCTGGTACTGGTAGTACAACAGTATTAAACAAAGTATTAGAAGAAGTTGATTATGTAAATATTAACTATGGAAATGTAATGTTTGATATTGCCCATGAAAGAGGATTAGTAGATTCACGTGATGAAATGCGTAAATTAAATCCTGAAATACAAAAAGATGTACAAAAAAAAGCAGCTGAAAGAATTCATGAAATGGCACAAGATGACGATGTAATCATTGATACTCACTGTACTATTAAAACTCCTAAAGGATTTTTACCAGGATTACCAAAATGGGTTTTAGAAGAGTTACAACCAACTCAATTTATATTAATTGAAGCTAAACCTAGTGAAATTATATACAGAAGAATGAATGATGATACTCGTGAACGTGATGCAGAACATGCTGATGCAATAGACTTACATCAAAGAATGTCAAGAGCAACAGCAATGAGTTATGCAGTATTAACTGGTTGTACCGTAGCAACAGTACAAAATAATGATGATGGTTTAGATAAAGCAGTATCTGAAATAGTTGATATCTTATCCTAG
- a CDS encoding 50S ribosomal protein L6, translating into MVKLANITETIPIPEDVTVNVENSEVTVKGNGGEIKRNFNHNNITISNDDENVTISVAFPNKKDKAMVGTIKSHVSNMIYGVKHGFTYKMKIVYAHFPMTVKVKGNIVSIDNFLGERSPRTAKIIGDVKVSVKGDDVTITGINKEHVGQTMANIEQATKIKGRDPRIFQDGIYLVDKTQEELEE; encoded by the coding sequence ATGGTTAAATTAGCAAATATAACAGAGACAATCCCTATTCCTGAAGATGTTACTGTTAACGTAGAAAATTCTGAAGTAACAGTTAAAGGAAATGGTGGAGAAATTAAGAGAAACTTCAACCATAATAACATTACCATATCTAATGATGATGAAAATGTTACAATAAGTGTAGCATTTCCAAATAAAAAAGATAAAGCTATGGTTGGAACTATAAAATCACATGTATCAAACATGATTTATGGTGTAAAACATGGTTTTACTTACAAAATGAAAATAGTATACGCACACTTTCCAATGACTGTGAAAGTAAAAGGAAATATTGTATCAATAGACAACTTCCTTGGAGAAAGAAGTCCACGTACAGCTAAAATCATTGGTGATGTAAAAGTGTCAGTAAAAGGTGACGATGTAACAATCACTGGTATTAACAAAGAACATGTTGGTCAAACAATGGCAAACATTGAACAAGCAACCAAGATTAAAGGTAGGGACCCTCGTATATTCCAAGATGGAATTTACTTAGTGGACAAAACTCAGGAAGAATTAGAAGAATAA
- the rplX gene encoding 50S ribosomal protein L24, with the protein MSKQPRKQRKALYTAPLHKRHNSMSVHLSDELREEFNRRSFPVRKGDDVEIVRGDFKGTEGKVEGVDLKNYRVLVDGASSQKQDGSKLYQPIHPSNLVLIDVYLDDERRNEALNRKV; encoded by the coding sequence ATGTCAAAACAACCAAGAAAACAACGTAAAGCATTATATACAGCACCACTACACAAACGTCACAATTCAATGAGTGTACATCTTTCCGATGAACTCAGAGAAGAATTCAACAGAAGATCCTTCCCTGTAAGAAAAGGAGACGATGTTGAAATAGTACGTGGTGACTTTAAAGGAACTGAAGGAAAAGTTGAAGGTGTAGATCTTAAAAATTACCGTGTTCTTGTTGACGGTGCATCCAGTCAGAAACAAGATGGATCAAAATTATACCAACCAATTCACCCATCAAACTTAGTTCTAATAGATGTATACTTAGATGATGAAAGAAGAAATGAAGCATTAAATAGGAAGGTATAA
- the rpmD gene encoding 50S ribosomal protein L30 — translation MYAVIRIRGRTGIKRNLADTLDMLNLTRISHAVVIPETPSYKGMLQKAKDYITWGEISEDTFKELVSERGRLPGNKRVTDEYVKENTDYDSVDALAVAIYNQETTLKEVGLKPIFRLNPPRKGYESTKKPYHEGGSLGYRSEKINELLEKMI, via the coding sequence ATGTATGCAGTTATAAGAATTCGAGGAAGAACTGGAATTAAAAGAAACCTTGCAGATACACTTGACATGCTTAATCTCACAAGAATTAGTCATGCTGTAGTAATTCCAGAAACACCAAGTTACAAAGGAATGTTACAAAAAGCTAAAGATTACATAACCTGGGGAGAAATCTCAGAAGATACCTTCAAAGAATTAGTATCTGAAAGAGGAAGATTACCAGGAAATAAAAGAGTAACTGATGAATACGTTAAAGAAAACACAGACTATGATTCAGTTGACGCATTAGCAGTAGCAATATACAACCAAGAAACAACTCTAAAAGAAGTTGGATTAAAACCAATATTCCGTTTAAACCCACCTAGAAAAGGATATGAAAGCACTAAAAAACCATATCATGAAGGAGGATCTCTTGGTTACAGATCTGAAAAAATTAATGAATTACTTGAAAAAATGATTTAA
- a CDS encoding 30S ribosomal protein S8: MSLMDPLADALTNIRNNELQGNDKCVISPASKLIGHVLSTMQKEDYIGNFELVDDGKAGKFNVELVGNINKCGVIKPRHAVKNTEFEDYEKRYLPAKNFGILIVTTPQGVMTHHEAKEAGLGGRLLVYVY; encoded by the coding sequence ATGTCTCTTATGGATCCTCTTGCAGATGCATTAACAAACATTAGAAACAATGAGTTACAAGGTAATGACAAATGTGTCATTTCACCTGCATCAAAACTTATTGGTCATGTATTAAGCACAATGCAGAAGGAAGATTATATAGGAAATTTTGAATTAGTTGATGATGGAAAAGCTGGAAAATTCAATGTTGAATTAGTTGGTAACATAAACAAATGTGGAGTTATCAAACCACGTCACGCTGTAAAAAATACAGAATTTGAAGATTATGAAAAAAGATACTTACCAGCAAAAAACTTTGGTATATTAATTGTAACAACACCTCAAGGTGTAATGACTCACCATGAAGCTAAAGAAGCTGGACTTGGTGGAAGATTATTAGTATACGTATATTAA
- a CDS encoding 50S ribosomal protein L19e — protein MNLTTQKKLAAKILKVGVNRVWIDPEHMEEVSRAITRNSVKALINDGVIKAKPVKGISSYRSKKNAQQKGKGKRKGQGSRKGAKRARTPKKQAWMSTIRSLRVVLKDMRANDEIDRTTYRKLYNMAKGGSFRSKSYMKTYAKDHGMLKETGE, from the coding sequence ATGAATCTTACCACACAGAAAAAATTAGCTGCAAAAATCCTAAAAGTAGGAGTAAACAGGGTATGGATTGATCCAGAACACATGGAAGAAGTATCCAGAGCAATAACAAGAAATAGTGTAAAAGCTTTGATTAATGATGGCGTTATCAAAGCAAAACCTGTTAAAGGAATAAGCAGTTACAGAAGCAAAAAGAACGCTCAACAAAAAGGTAAAGGAAAAAGAAAAGGTCAAGGTAGTAGAAAAGGGGCAAAAAGAGCAAGAACTCCTAAAAAACAAGCATGGATGAGTACAATCCGTTCTTTAAGAGTTGTTCTTAAAGATATGCGTGCTAACGATGAAATTGATAGAACTACCTACCGTAAATTATATAACATGGCAAAAGGTGGATCATTCAGAAGTAAATCATACATGAAAACTTATGCTAAAGACCACGGAATGCTTAAAGAAACGGGGGAATAG
- the cmk gene encoding (d)CMP kinase, whose translation MIITIGGLAGTGTTTATKKLSQYLDIPYISAGDVFRQMAIENNMDLLEFSELAEGNDDIDKALDKRQAEIANEAENLIVEGRISAFFVNADYRIWLMAPDNIRAERISYREGKSLDTVNYEIKERTASERKRYQEIHDIDIDDLSIYDLVINTGTFDTETTVNIILNCIEEKNK comes from the coding sequence ATGATTATTACTATTGGTGGGCTCGCAGGTACTGGTACAACAACCGCTACCAAAAAGCTATCACAATATTTAGATATCCCCTATATATCAGCGGGTGATGTATTTAGACAGATGGCTATAGAAAACAATATGGATTTATTGGAATTCAGTGAGCTTGCTGAGGGTAATGATGATATTGATAAAGCATTAGATAAACGACAAGCTGAAATAGCTAATGAAGCTGAAAATTTAATTGTTGAAGGTAGAATTTCCGCATTCTTTGTTAATGCTGATTACAGAATCTGGCTTATGGCTCCAGATAACATAAGAGCAGAACGCATCAGTTACAGAGAAGGCAAAAGTTTAGATACTGTAAACTATGAAATCAAGGAAAGAACAGCAAGTGAAAGAAAAAGATATCAGGAAATTCATGATATAGATATTGATGATTTAAGTATCTATGACTTAGTTATCAATACTGGTACCTTCGATACTGAAACTACAGTTAACATTATATTAAATTGTATAGAAGAAAAAAATAAATAG
- a CDS encoding 30S ribosomal protein S14 — MAKKYGKAARKCSRCGDHSAIVRRYGLNLCRQCFREIAPKIGFKKYN; from the coding sequence GTGGCAAAAAAATACGGGAAAGCAGCAAGAAAATGTAGTCGATGTGGAGATCATTCTGCTATTGTAAGAAGATACGGTTTAAATCTTTGCCGTCAATGCTTTAGAGAAATAGCTCCAAAAATCGGATTTAAAAAATATAATTAA
- a CDS encoding 50S ribosomal protein L14, whose product MKAITSKVSKSLPIGANLKCIDNTGAREVEIISVKGFKGVRRRLAAAGVGDMVVVSVKKGTADMRREVTTAVVVRQKKEYRRADGLRVKFEDNAAVIITEDGVLKGSEIRGPIAKEAADLWPAIGSAASIIV is encoded by the coding sequence ATGAAAGCAATTACATCAAAAGTCTCCAAATCTCTTCCTATCGGTGCTAATCTAAAATGTATAGACAATACCGGAGCACGTGAAGTAGAAATTATTTCAGTAAAAGGATTTAAAGGAGTAAGAAGAAGACTTGCTGCAGCTGGAGTAGGTGACATGGTAGTAGTTTCAGTTAAAAAAGGAACAGCTGACATGAGAAGAGAAGTTACAACAGCAGTAGTAGTACGTCAAAAGAAAGAATACAGACGTGCAGATGGTCTAAGAGTTAAATTTGAAGACAATGCAGCTGTAATCATTACCGAAGATGGCGTATTAAAAGGTTCAGAAATCAGAGGTCCTATTGCTAAGGAAGCAGCAGATCTTTGGCCAGCAATTGGTAGTGCTGCAAGTATAATAGTATAG
- a CDS encoding 30S ribosomal protein S5, which translates to MSKRSNRSNNKNNSNKFNIENWEPKTELGRKVKEGEITDIDQILDKGLPIMELEIVDALLPDLEEEVMDVNLVQRMHKSGRKVNFRVIVAVGNRNGYVGLGQGKSQEVGPAIRKAVDQAKYNLIKVRRGCGDWGCGCGRQHTVPYKVEGKMSSVKVTLIPAPAGVNLAIGNVGKTILSLAGIDDVWSMTSGQTQTTLNFAGAVFDALKALSSVKSSEKDLKALGVID; encoded by the coding sequence ATGAGCAAAAGATCAAATAGATCAAACAACAAGAACAATTCTAACAAGTTCAACATAGAAAACTGGGAACCTAAAACTGAACTTGGAAGAAAAGTTAAAGAAGGCGAAATAACTGATATTGACCAAATATTAGATAAAGGTCTTCCAATTATGGAATTAGAAATTGTTGACGCACTATTACCAGATCTTGAAGAAGAAGTTATGGATGTTAACCTTGTTCAAAGAATGCATAAATCTGGTAGAAAAGTTAACTTTAGAGTAATTGTAGCAGTAGGAAATAGAAACGGATATGTAGGACTAGGACAAGGTAAATCCCAAGAAGTAGGACCTGCAATCAGAAAAGCTGTAGACCAAGCAAAATACAATCTCATAAAAGTTCGAAGAGGCTGTGGAGATTGGGGTTGTGGTTGTGGAAGACAACACACAGTACCTTACAAAGTAGAAGGTAAAATGAGCAGTGTAAAAGTAACACTCATCCCGGCACCAGCTGGAGTAAACCTTGCTATTGGTAACGTAGGCAAAACCATTCTCTCATTAGCAGGTATTGATGATGTATGGTCAATGACTAGTGGACAAACACAAACTACATTAAATTTTGCAGGTGCAGTATTTGATGCACTTAAAGCATTATCTAGTGTAAAATCAAGTGAAAAAGACCTTAAAGCTCTTGGAGTTATAGATTAA
- a CDS encoding 30S ribosomal protein S4e — MANMGSRKHLKRFKAPKTWPIHTKEEVWTTKTSAGPHAITESIPLVMVLREILGLAENTREAKIILNNGDVLVDGVPRKDHRFPVGFMDVISIPKINKYYRILQDNKGALVLHEIEEKDSTFKLVTIKNKTTVKGGKTQLNLEDGRNVITEEDYKTGDVLLLNIPDQTVSDSIKFEEGAIGLITGGKHIGETGKIDSINITKSSKSNTVLMETEEGSFLTLTKYVFVIGQDKPVISLLGDD; from the coding sequence ATGGCAAATATGGGATCAAGAAAACACTTAAAAAGATTCAAAGCACCAAAAACATGGCCTATCCACACTAAAGAAGAAGTATGGACTACAAAAACAAGTGCAGGACCACACGCTATAACTGAATCAATACCTCTTGTAATGGTTTTAAGAGAAATTTTAGGATTAGCAGAAAATACACGTGAAGCTAAAATTATCTTAAACAATGGTGACGTATTAGTTGATGGTGTACCAAGAAAAGACCACAGATTCCCTGTAGGTTTCATGGATGTTATATCAATACCAAAAATCAACAAATACTACAGAATCTTACAAGATAACAAAGGAGCATTAGTACTACACGAAATTGAAGAAAAAGATTCAACTTTCAAATTAGTAACTATTAAAAACAAAACCACAGTTAAAGGTGGAAAAACTCAGTTAAACTTAGAAGATGGTAGAAACGTTATCACTGAAGAAGATTACAAAACTGGTGATGTTTTATTATTAAACATACCTGACCAAACAGTATCTGATTCAATTAAATTTGAAGAAGGAGCAATTGGTTTAATCACTGGTGGTAAACACATTGGTGAAACAGGTAAAATTGATAGTATTAATATAACCAAATCTTCTAAATCAAATACAGTACTAATGGAAACAGAAGAAGGTTCATTCTTAACCTTAACAAAATATGTTTTCGTAATAGGTCAAGATAAACCAGTCATATCATTATTAGGAGATGACTAA
- a CDS encoding EMC3/TMCO1 family protein, whose amino-acid sequence MSYLDFLLDPLISMDPTPSNPVFTIFFIAALIALFIVVLQKWLIDYDKMHELQAEMKELQNDMRAAQQSGDPKALAKVQKRQKELLPKNNELMKMQMKPTIITMIPIMIIYYGMIGNHAISHVIINITSSQYFLLLIPIWNIFWTQSNPLTINFFGWYILCSFAMSFLFRRIFGLNSM is encoded by the coding sequence ATGAGTTATTTAGATTTTCTATTAGATCCATTGATAAGCATGGATCCAACACCATCTAATCCAGTATTCACAATATTTTTTATAGCTGCACTAATAGCATTATTTATTGTGGTTTTACAAAAATGGTTGATTGATTACGATAAGATGCATGAGCTTCAAGCTGAAATGAAGGAATTACAAAACGATATGAGAGCAGCTCAACAATCAGGTGATCCAAAAGCTTTAGCAAAAGTTCAGAAAAGACAAAAAGAACTTTTACCTAAAAACAATGAACTAATGAAAATGCAAATGAAACCAACAATCATTACCATGATACCTATTATGATTATTTATTATGGTATGATTGGAAACCATGCGATTAGTCATGTAATAATCAATATTACATCATCACAATATTTCCTATTATTAATACCAATATGGAATATATTTTGGACTCAATCAAATCCATTGACAATAAACTTCTTTGGATGGTATATTTTATGTTCATTTGCAATGAGCTTTTTATTCCGTAGAATATTCGGATTAAATTCAATGTAA
- a CDS encoding uL15m family ribosomal protein: MIRKTKKIRKQRGSRSVGGGCTKKRRGAGHRGGRGQAGGNKHHWTWMVINDPKHFGKYGFKRPQKTIQQFKPINLSVIDDKIDKFLDEEIAVKEDGQIVLDVTDLGYNKVLGKGKLSTAMTIKAPKFSQSAIAKIEDAGGIAEII; this comes from the coding sequence ATGATTAGAAAAACTAAAAAAATCAGAAAACAAAGAGGTTCAAGATCTGTTGGTGGAGGTTGTACTAAAAAACGAAGAGGTGCAGGACACCGCGGAGGACGTGGACAAGCTGGAGGAAATAAACACCACTGGACTTGGATGGTAATCAACGATCCAAAACACTTTGGTAAATATGGATTCAAACGTCCACAAAAAACCATACAACAGTTTAAGCCAATCAATCTCTCTGTTATCGATGATAAAATTGATAAATTTTTAGATGAAGAAATAGCTGTTAAAGAAGATGGACAAATTGTATTAGATGTAACTGACTTAGGTTACAACAAAGTATTAGGAAAAGGAAAATTATCCACTGCAATGACTATCAAAGCACCTAAATTCTCACAAAGTGCCATTGCTAAAATCGAAGATGCTGGCGGTATTGCTGAAATTATATAA